A single window of Dendropsophus ebraccatus isolate aDenEbr1 chromosome 5, aDenEbr1.pat, whole genome shotgun sequence DNA harbors:
- the LOC138794118 gene encoding odorant receptor 131-2-like, giving the protein MNSTKLNTTMMAQVNKMTEIIRMTMSVLMFLLFGIFIYFMVIILKVFFMTSHVRETPRHILFIHMLLNDVVYLLISFILFLCAIYFISMPVPFCHIIISFSTCSFRITPYNLAVMSLERYVAICHPLRHAELWTVRRATLAIANMWTLGMIPQLLDFIALCSSVNKSFFNVNVICDKRSLTVGASQMVLQTISSVFSFSMVGLVIAFTYVKVLLVARRMDSDKFASKAGKTVLLHAFQLLLSMLSFTSTLTEKEFTSRFVYLPLTNFFLFMCFPRFISPLIYGIRDEVFGKPMRRFFPAVRNRGITRIHRAT; this is encoded by the coding sequence ATGAATTCCACTAAGCTCAATACCACCATGATGGCCCAAGTCAACAAGATGACTGAAATTATAAGGATGACTATGTCTGTTTTGATGTTCCTCTTGTTTGGTATCTTCATATACTTCATGGTTATCATTCTGAAGGTCTTCTTCATGACGTCCCATGTCCGGGAGACCCCACGTCACATCTTGTTCATTCACATGCTTCTTAATGATGTGGTCTACCTACTGATATCATTTATACTATTTTTATGTGCCATCTACTTCATCTCCATGCCTGTGCCCTTTTGTCATATTATTATCAGCTTTTCCACATGTTCATTCCGTATAACTCCTTACAACTTGGCCGTCATGTCTTTGGAACGTTACGTTGCCATCTGCCACCCATTAAGACATGCAGAGCTATGGACTGTCCGAAGAGCCACCCTCGCCATAGCTAACATGTGGACATTGGGGATGATTCCACAACTTTTAGATTTTATTGCCCTTTGTTCTTCAGTAAATAAAAGTTTTTTCAATGTCAATGTCATCTGTGACAAGAGATCATTGACTGTAGGTGCATCTCAAATGGTCCTCCAAACAATCAGTAGTGTTTTCAGCTTCTCCATGGTGGGACTGGTCATCGCCTTCACATATGTCAAAGTTCTGCTGGTTGCTCGCAGGATGGACTCTGATAAATTTGCTTCTAAGGCCGGGAAGACCGTACTTCTCCACGCATTTCAGCTTCTTCTATCCATGTTGTCTTTTACTTCTACACTCACTGAAAAGGAGTTTACATCCCGTTTTGTATACCTGCCCTTAACTAACTTCTTTCTGTTCATGTGTTTTCCCAGATTTATCAGTCCATTAATCTACGGCATTAGGGATGAAGTGTTTGGAAAACCTATGAGAAGGTTCTTCCCAGCAGTGAGGAACAGAGGCATAACCAGAATCCATAGGGCCACGTAG